A region from the Lutra lutra chromosome 1, mLutLut1.2, whole genome shotgun sequence genome encodes:
- the RWDD2B gene encoding RWD domain-containing protein 2B, giving the protein MIEIEQAEAQLSELDLLASMFPGENELIVNDQLALAELKDCIEKRTMEGRSSKVYFTINVKLDVSEETTVMFSLACILPFQYPEVLPEITVRSVSLSRSQQTQLNTDLTAYLQKNCLGDVCILNATEWVREHASGYMSRDPMPSPAPGSTFQPVDLILTRLWIYSHHIYNKCKRKNILEWAKELSLSGFSMPGKPGVVCVEGPQSACEEFWSRLRKLNWKRILIRHREDIPFDGTNDKIERQRKFSSFEEKVFSVNGARGNHMDFGQLYQFLNAKGCADVFQMFFGVEGQ; this is encoded by the exons ATGATTGAGATTGAACAGGCAGAGGCTCAGCTCTCTGAGTTAGACCTGCTAGCCAGTATGTTCCCTGGTGAGAACGAGCTCATAGTGAATGACCAGCTGGCGTTAGCGGAACTGAAAGATTGTATTGAAAAGAGGACAATGGAGGGACGATCTTCGAAAGTTTACTTTACTATCAATGTGAAACTGGATGTATCTGAGGAAACAACG gtgaTGTTTTCTCTGGCCTGTATTCTTCCCTTTCAATACCCCGAAGTTCTGCCTGAAATTACTGTCAG ATCAGTATCACTAAGTAGGTCCCAGCAGACTCAGCTGAACACAGATCTGACTGCATACCTGCAAAAGAATTGTCTTGGAGATGTCTGTATATTGAATGCCACAGAGTGGGTTAGAGAACATGCTTCTGGCTATATGAGCAGAGACCCCATGCCTTCCCCTGCTCCAGGAAGTACATTCCAACCAGTTGATCTCATTCTCACAAGACTGTGGATCTATAGCCATCACATCTACAACAAgtgtaaaagaaagaatattctagaGTGGGCAAAGGAGCTTTCCCTATCTGGATTTAGCATGCCTGGGAAACCTGGTGTTGTTTGTGTGGAAGGTCCACAAAGTGCCTGTGAAGAATTCTGGTCAAG actCAGAAAATTAAACTGGAAGAGAATTTTAATTCGCCATCGAGAAGACATTCCTTTTGATGGTACAAATGACAaaatagaaagacaaagaaaattttcaagttttgaagaaaaagtgTTCAGTGTTAATGGAGCCAGAGGAAACCACATGGACTTCGGTCAGCTGTATCAGTTTTTAAACGCCAAAGGATGTGCAGATGTTTTCCAGATGTTCTTTGGTGTGGAAGGACAGTGA